Genomic window (Vigna unguiculata cultivar IT97K-499-35 chromosome 10, ASM411807v1, whole genome shotgun sequence):
TCCACGTGTTCATCAATCACTTCTTGGAAGAACTTATCGAACTCCTTGAAAGTACGTTCAAGACGTGTATGCAGTCCCCTCAGTTTATCGATCCAACCTGAAAAAGGAATATAGTCTGAGAAAAAGAAGGTCCCCCACATGGCTTGACACTCGTTGAGTAGTCCATGGAACCTGCTCCTTTCTGTTCCTTCGTCTTCATAGCTTCTCCCATAGGCAATTCTACATATGATAGTGCTTGAAAGACACATCAGCACTTCGTTCAAATTTGTAGGCTTGGAAGACGAGACATGCccagatattttttttatcatttgtttGACCTCAAACTGTCTTATTGAGGAAAACCCTGAGACACGACTGGGGCTAAGGACATGGGTAACacagatttttctaatttctctCCAAAACTCACCATATGGGGCAAATATCATCTCTAACCCATTGTAGGACAGTTTCTGCTGGCCAACTAATTTAGGTCTGTCACTGACCACATGGTCATGATCTTTCCATAACTCTTGGGCCAATTTAGGTGAGGAAACAACAATGGCCGGTCTTAAACCTAATTGAAGGGAAAATATAGGTCCATATTTCTTTGAGAGTTGCCATAGCTGCAAATAAAGATCAGACTTATTCAGCTGATGAAGGTTTCCTATTATGGGAAGGCCTCTAGGACCAGGTGGAAGGGATGGTTTCTTGAAGGATCTGCAGAATTGGAAGAAGAATAACAAAAGTACGGGAAGAGTATAGCATAGGAGTGTGACTAGGGACACCATTGTTGCCTACAACCTAAGGTGGAAAGAAAACATGTTATGAATCTTATAATATAATCACACCACCATATATAGAGACATAAGCATGTTAGATGACAACATATTCTGAAAGCAACAAATCCAGGCCAATAGAGAATAATTCATGTTAACACTAATTAAGTGGTATAATAAATAGGggttaagtaatattttttgttatagttTAAAACatcatgaattttaattttagctcATACAcgaaaatactttttttgtttcagtaatttatgtataaaaaaatatttttaattgttaatgtTTGTATTACAAGcggttttattttcttatacgTTGATTTCTTATGGgcaataacaaatattaataggAAGTATTAGGGTTGTTCCAACctataaaaaataagacaatgatattttgattactgaattttgataacttttttttataacatgaggtgacattttttaagtgattttggaATATTAAGAATgagtaaatgaaaaaatagaaaatcatttaaaaaatatcacctaaagttaaaaaaaaagttatcaaaatttagtagttaaaaaaatcaatttcctAAAAGATATCAGCCCTCGAGCTCTCGAGTCTGCAAAGTCAAAACAAGACAGCTTACAATCCTAATAAAGAAATGGatagataattatataatacCGAAGCTAGAACCAAAAAgtataatgaaatgaaatgaaacagTAGCATGTGATTCAAAGGAAAAGTATTATGTTCTTTATTGATACATATATCTCCCTAAGCACTTTGTCTCCGTTTAATATGTGACCTAAAATTGATTATgttcataaatatatatcttttagcTCTTTGTCCCTGATTTATATGTGACAAAAAACTATTTAATCTGATTAGAGAGTTACTATATACAAAAGATTAATCTTCCGAGCTTTTGTAAGCTATATAAATAAGCTAATGTGGGCGGCAGAGGTACCTATACCTTGTTGCAAGTTGTTTCTATGGGTTTTGTGCATGAACGTAGGTTtgactttttcaaaatttatttaacgtcccatttttaatagataaatctattaaaataaaatatcgtACATATTATAATATCTAAGGGATACTgacttaaaaaataagaatttcaCAACCatccaaatatttaataaagaaaactaaagcACACCATTGTACCCTTAACAAAATATAAGGATTCAACAAATGACCAAAACCTTGCTCATAGGTAAGGAATTACAATATAGTAATAACTCTTCAACGTGGGCTCAATAGCGAGCCTAATACCAAACCATGTTCAATTGAGCTGCAACATTCCTGTCACCACTACTATCACCAGGAgtttccacatctgctcacatcaataaattgatgatcatcgcaaaaaggagaaaaccacatACGAGACACACAAGCAAAccgaaagggtaagctagagtgaaaAAGGTTTTATCATACGATTGCACACAATTTAGAAGTTAAAGATACATTCATCAGTCAAACATGTGTTAGCAGACCATttaagactctaagactcaattattcagatacatataatcagtcggaTTCATTGGATGCTTGCgcttgtggtggcctttactaCTCTGcaaagccattgccaatgggtttcaccctaccactcacaaggttagccttcaaacatctaaggccattattctaccaaagactaggacatcctgctactctcaccacttgagttagtTTGCTCTACGTGGAACTCACTatctctttagagtttcaggatacaatccttactaaattatataatgaggcaccaccatgaaacctccgtggaattacatcctaaccATGAGGCACTACCATGAGCTCCCACAAAAAAAGGTCAttgaattacgtcctgaccatgaggcatcaccacataaccttcgtggaattacgtcttgaccaatgaggcaccactacGTAACCTTCGTGAAATTAcatcctgaccaatgaggcaccaccatgtaaccttcgtggaattacgtcttgactaatgaggcaccaccacgttaccttcgtggaattacgtcctaatcaatgaggcaccaccacaaaaccTTCGTGAAATTATGTcataaccaatgaggcaccaccacgaaaccttcgtggaattacgtgtTGACCAATACCAAAATCATGTCTCACAACCAAACATAGGATTATCATACATAACGatctcatgccaatatatataatcaatcaTCCAATCATGTTCCATACGACAGATCATACCAAATTCATCAATTCCAACCCATAAACCATCTAACATATGCATATTCGCCCAATTCATACTTTAACAAAAGTAACTCAATCAAACATGTGATCATCACCCAAAAATAGAGGAGAAACCAGTACTTGAGCACGTCCTTTCCCAGTTCTCGCTCAGACAAGAAGCctttgctcaggcgagagaggtttctcgctcaagcgagctcctttcgcttaggcgagaactcGAGCAATGGAATAGTGGGCTTTTCGCGtgttctcacttaggcgagacctcctcgcctgaatGAGATGGCTTCTCGCTAAAAATGTgagctcgtcgcctgagcgacaacgCAAACAAAAACCAATGAGGATTCTTggtactctcgcttaggcgagacctgttcgcttgggcgagaatatcagatTCCTCTATTGTTCGCATAGACCAGCCAAGAAAGAATACAACACCCGACCACAATTAGTTCAATCTCATGCAAGCATAAACATCAATCAAGCATTTTAAATCAAGAACCAACTGCCAAACATTAGGAAATTACAAAACGCGAAGAAACCCTAGCTTTCCTTACATGGAAAGTGCTAGCGGAAGACACAGACACTCAATAATTAAGCATAACAGCTTCGTGAGCTAATTCGTGAGCTGGAAATACTGACCGAGAAATAGAAACGAGGTAATCCAGATGAACCTCTATTGGACCACGAAAAATTTAGCTAAAGAGAAGGAGATATGGGTTGAAGGTCAACTTACGTAGAGTGGAAAAGGGGTTGAGCTAGCGTGAGGAGAACTAGTGgccaaaccctagtagagcgtTACTGCTGCAACCCTAAGAGAGTGTGAGGGAGCTATTTTCTGAAAGTGATAGAATGAGAGGGTTAGGGCTGGTTTAGGGGGTTTTGGGCACCTTATGGGTCAGCCTTAGGCCTAATTGATTAGGACAAGCCCTTAAATATAAGGAGCAGAAAAaatgggtcttacattctccccaacaacaaaaaattttgacCTCAAAAATTCATCGACGAGATAGGGAGAAAACTATGTTTTCCTCATTTTCTTTGACAACCACCACTTAGACATGACCGATAGAACGACTCTGACACCTATTGTCATTGGAAACTCTGCCTCTACGCTAAGCGATATGTGTTCAACAATGTAGATTGGTTTAGTCACTACTCTCGAAGTAACTCCCAACCACTAACCTTAAAACTGAAATGCTTTTTCATACCTGCCCAATCAACTCGTATCCGATATACTGACTCACATACCATATGCTCCGCACTATCCCTTGTAGGTTTTTACCAAAGTCTCAGATGACTTCATGTCTCAAACTAAAGCATGTTAGTTATCACTTCACATAATCTTGTTCTCTCCTTTAAGCATCACTCCACTAACTTGATCACACTTGGCTTGTGGCTTACTTCCCCACCATCAACACTCTTGACCACTTTTATGTACAACGACACTCATAACATCTTGCTTCCTTTGTTAGCTCCAACCAAGACAACAAAGATCCCTATCGAGTTATTCCATTTCCAATTTAAAACCTTCAACTGTTTCCATCATCATATCGTTTTGGCATCCTATCTTCATTTTCGATCTCTTAACTTATAACCATTATTCCACAAAACCTCAGAACCATAACTTTCATTACCTTCAAATTTCTAGTTTGGTTTGTACCAAACAACTCTATGATACACCTCAAACTAAGATTGTCCGATTTGGCTTTTTCCCAACCTTTTTGAGAAACCCACTTGTCCTAGTCGAATGACTAGACTAATGAAATCTCCTCACATCTTCTCCTCCTAACTCAGACACTTACTCCTCCATCAACTCTTACTCTTATCTTGTCAAGCCCAGATCTTGAGTTCCCTTCCTTGGCTAAGCACCTACTCTTACTTCCTTACTTCTAGGTTGGCACCCTAACTTGAAACCATAACTCAACCATTTCCTATTCCTCTTGTCCAACTTCCTCTATGTAACTCTACTCTTCCAACTCTGAATGATCATTGAACACTCTTAGCTGATACTCACAAGAACGAAACCTTTGATGTTTTTAAAGATCTGGTCTTCGTAGTAACCACTAGGTCATGAGTAAGATAGTTCTTCTCACGTACCTCTTACCATTCATAAGCATCACTTGTCAACATTTCGTTGCGCTACTTTGATCCACACACAAGGTCACTTGTTTGTTTACTCAAAATGATGATCCTTTCCTGTCTGTCATGACTAGGAAGCAATCGTCATTGATAAACCTTCCTTAAAACTTCTATAAAACTTGAAAAACTCTTTAAACTCCCCTTTTGATAGCCTTAGCATCCCATTTTCTCAACATCGTATCTacccttttttaaaaaaaattgtatgtccTACTAGTCACTCCAACCTTGATCAATACTCTTCTTGAATGGTTTGACATACCACAACTTCTCTTTCAAGATCCACCAAACTTGTAAGCATTCTAGTGATTATACTAAGTCTATACCATTATGTCTCCAACAACCCTTTCACTTGGTTCTCTTACTTTACCATTCCAAagcaaaaattataatatctaCTTTAGAATACGTCTATAGATTCTTCTACCACTAAGATCCTTTGCGTCTATTTTGTTTTTGCCTTCATCAGATAATTTTTGATTCACATGAAATTCTACCCCCACCTTCTAGCATTGATTGATACTCAATGTGCCACCACTGACTTATCTCTTTGAATCAAATGACACTAATTCGTTGGGGATCACGTTTCCTAAGAATGAGATTAAGAAAACAACCAATTCGCCCTTGAGATTATGTCCCAACCTCGCAaaggaaataattaaaattggttATGAATTTAAATCCTTTGATCACCACGAAACACGAGACACACTTGAGTGAACTTTACTTGATTGCTACTGTAGCAAACCACCATCTCAACTCCAACTCCCTCTTGCAAGCAACCATGACTCCCTTACCATACTGGCGACACCAAGAAGTATACGATTCCAAACAAAACCAAACCCATATCCCAAGCACCACTTTTATACCTTGTATCTTTGAATTTGATCATCTGCGCTAACCGTTCCAGCACCGATTATCACCGACACCATTTAAACCACTTCAgacttttcttctcctttcattCTTTAGTGTACTTTGCCTCCACTAGCTTTCGTCCTTCCTACAAGATCAAACTTAATGGTACGTCAACTTACTTTTAAATATAAGGAGCAAAAAAAATGGTTCTTACAATTTACATCTTACCAACTAGTGTAACCAGAAAAAGAACAGGACACAATCAACTTATGGGTACATGGTTGTTTTAGGTCAAAGAGGcaaatgacaaaatttgagaTGTAGTAACATAACCTTAAACAACAAATCAACGTTGCGTCTTTCGTAAGAAtgtattaattatctttataattgtaTTTGCATTTGTCCAAGGCTGTCCCATCTCTATTTATAAATATGCTTTGATGTCTAACTTCAGAGGAGTACATACTTACTCAGAGGATCTGATAGTTTTCCATGCACCATACAAAAATCTtcaattagaaactaattttagaaacaaaaaataattagtcactataacaATCAAtatagatatcaatttacaaaataaaaaattattagttactagtcactattataaataaaaaattataattggtcactaaatttgtaacaaattaattagagactaatttagaaatttattcattttggtAGCAAAaaatatggtagctaatttttagtgaccaatttcctttggtaacaaaaataatgatagctaattttaaagatcaatttagtgaccacttataattttttaatcataatagtgactattttagtaaccaataatttttagttttgtaaattggtatctaaattggtcactatagttactaataattattggttattaaaattaatcattatttagaaattttcttgtagtgatgaatctattttgtgTGTGGCTGGGTTTAAATCTAGTAAGGGAAGGTACATAGGTTGAGGTTTTTGTGTTAGATTATTGTTGGGTTTATACCTTGCATTTACTGGGTTTAATTGAAGTTGTGTTGCAAAGTACAATTTtatctctctttatttttttaatttttattattattatattttctttttttatctttttttaaaattatatttctaaaattgagaaatGAGTTCACACAATTAATGTAAGGACTTAGAAAATAGTCTGAGTATTGGTGGTTTTCAAAAGATGACTCtcaattatttcattaataaaagatCAAGACTATAAATAATTAGTGAGTTCTAGTGGCTAAAGCGTTGGGATGCTACTTTTAGACCGTTAGGCACTCAATTCACAATGAGTTTTAGTGGTATAGAGTGTTAGGTGTCACATTAAGGCTAGTATGCGCTCACTCGACAGCGAGCTCCAAAGGTAGTTAGCAATGAGTGCTACTTAAGTGCCACTGGATGCcaatttagaattaaaattagAGAGCTCTGTTGGGCACTGATTTCACCAATGGGCGTTGGACATCTCCGTTAGGTGGAAATATCAAATCGTTAAGCACTAGTTTGATATTTTCTCCTAGTAGCTCTCTGTCTAACTAGCACTAAGTTCCTTTTGAGTTCGTTGAGCAGTGTGTTTGGAATGCTTTTGGTCATTTTAGAGTTAAGTATTGTGAAAATGAATATGGTTCTTTCAGGATGTTATACATGAGTGAGGTTTATTGTGATGATGTAAGGGTCAAAATGATGATTTAAAATGGTGCATATTGTATGAATATGGTGTTTCTAAGGAAGACGACTATATTGGTTAATATAGTGTTATGCATTGAGTAGGATTCATATTGTGAAGTTACCCTAAGTCTTCTCACAAACTCATATAGAGAATGTAGTTTAGGTGATGAGAGTAATGGGAGTTTCCTATAGTGGGATTTAGGACGAAGATCCCTTTTCTAGAGATATTATAAGAGAATTTACTCTGTCATGAAGAATTGTGACTTGATAAATTTGGATCAGTCGTGACCTTTCACTTCATGATTACATGATAGGTGCCTGACTTCATGAGATTTGATTGAATACATAAATATCCGAATATTGAGtctagaatatatatattttgagtcTATAACAATGTATTGATTTGGAATGAGAATGTATGAACACTATAAGTGTTACTGAATCTTTATATGTTTCAAATTATAGACTTTTGGTACTCAAATAtatcttagattttttttttcttttaattgtgtgttatatttctatttctataaTCGCAATTATTGCATGAGCAAATGAGGCTGCAAGTGACAATGAAGCTAGAATTTAAAAGAGTTGGTTGAAGTGGAAGCTAAGAGTATGAGATATATGTTTATACTATTGTTAGTTTTGATGCATCAATATTTCACAACCTTAGAAGGGGTGAATTGGTTTCACAAATGTTTTGTTGTTCTTTTCACTTTAAAACCAGTTTTAAATGAAATCCCTAATAAATTGACAAGATGAGTTTAAGAATGCATATTGTTTAACCTTTATACttagaaaaatgtaaaagataaagaaaagagaGCACAAGAGACACCAagttttatactggttcgattcaattGAATCTACATTCAGTCTCTAGCTATACACACTAGAAATTCCAGTATAACATCAAGAGTTAGGACAATACAACATCCACCTATGTACTTCGTACACCCTAGATACACACTCTTGAAAAACCCTTCAAGAAATGCAACCTAGCCAAGAGTTTAGTGAATATGTTAACTAATTGGTTATTAGTGTCAATGTATTCAATTTTACACCCCCTGCAAAAGATAACTTCCTTGCATGCACTTGATTTGAGAtgcattttcatttcatttaaaatgcTGAAAAAATATCAACATGTATGCAACAACACAATTTGTATTTGTAGAAATACTTGTGGCagtaaaagattaatttttatgtcCTAAGATACATCATAAAAAAGTGTCAAAAGTTGTTTTACTCACATCATTATTGAAGTAGGGAATGATTCAAACTTATCTTTACTTACATATAGCCCAAAAAGAATATCACATTGATGATTAGGCTTTTCATAAACCCTACAAGAACAAGTAAAATGCATGTAGGTACCCACTTTGTAGTTGGGTTCTTTCATGTTAGACAAAGCACTTGACTTCTTTGGTATCCACTTATATTTACCTTCAGGAACACCATATTTCTTGAAATAGCATTTTTTTGATGCATGTCCAATTTACAACAGTAAAAGCATACAATGGAAGAAGGTTTGCTCATGTTAATGAATTTTCTAGATTTTGATCGCTTACCTAGTTGATTAGCATGTTCTGCATAACATATGCCTTCTCTGTTTAGAACACTTCGTTGAGAACCTAGGATTGCATCCAAATTATTTATTCCTAGAGTAAATCTAATAAGTGTACTCATTAGATATTTGATTCTCTCTAATTGTTTGGGACAATTTTCACAATTTATCACACTTTTCTTGCAATTACAACTTTTATGCTTCTCCATATTCTCTATATCAGTTTTCAACTCCTCATTTTCTGCTTCCAACTATTTTACTCTATTCTCAAGCCACCTATTTTCACCTTTATGTCTATTATTAGAGTATTGCAATTTTCTAGCTTCTTCATGCAATTCATTATACACATTAAGTAGTTGGTGAAACTTTCTTTCATAACTTTCATCATTGGATTCGAAGCTACTTACACTATTGGCAGAAGATTTTGTATTAGCCATCAAACACAAATTTGTTTCTTCAATTCCTTCTTGAGCTTTCTCCAAGGTTTtccacatttcttttgcatTCTTACATGTAGAAAATTTGTAGAATTCCTTCGTGGTGAGTGTTGAGGAGATGATGTATCTAGCTCTAGCATTATACTGCACTTTCTTGTTCTCATCTCGGTCCACGAATTGAAGTCTTTCTCAACCTGTATATTGTTAATGGTATGCATAGGAATATATGATCTGTATTGCACCTAGGCAGCCTAACATGACTATAACCGTAAAATCCGCCTACATAACCCCCAAGGATGCAAATAATTACCAGATAAAGTCAAACGGACAAGAGTAAGCGGCCTAAGCCGCTTACTTCAGAAAATGAAATGAGAACCTGACAGATTCAAAACATTACTAGCAAAGCCTCTAGGGCCT
Coding sequences:
- the LOC114166643 gene encoding cytochrome P450 83B1-like, with the translated sequence MVSLVTLLCYTLPVLLLFFFQFCRSFKKPSLPPGPRGLPIIGNLHQLNKSDLYLQLWQLSKKYGPIFSLQLGLRPAIVVSSPKLAQELWKDHDHVVSDRPKLVGQQKLSYNGLEMIFAPYGEFWREIRKICVTHVLSPSRVSGFSSIRQFEVKQMIKKISGHVSSSKPTNLNEVLMCLSSTIICRIAYGRSYEDEGTERSRFHGLLNECQAMWGTFFFSDYIPFSGWIDKLRGLHTRLERTFKEFDKFFQEVIDEHVDPNRNTPENEDIIDVLLQLKKQRSFCVDLTNDHIKAVLMDMLVAGTDATAATLVGAMTALLQNPRVMKRVQEEIRTLGGKREFLNEDEVAKFPYLRAVIKETLRLHLPAPLLVQRETNEACMIGGYEIPAKTIVYVNAWAIHRDPEAWKDPHEFIPERFLDSSIDSGGQDFELIPFGAGRRICPGRPTAIASLDLIIANLLNSFDWELPFGMDKEDIDTEVLPGLAQHKKNHLYVLAKFPI